TGTCTCTCTGTCAAGCGGATTTGAAAAGGTGTGTGCCGTGTTTTCTGGAACAGTAAAACTTTGTCCTTCTTCAAGAACAATTTTCTTGCCTTTAGTCGAAAGCTCAAGTTTGCCTTCAATAACTTCAAAAATTTCGTCTTGCAATGGATGAATATGTGGCGGTGGACCCTCTTGTCCAGCTGGAATGGTGCAGATAATTTCTGTAAATGCACCTTCAGTGTCCTTACCTGTCTTTACAAAGGTGATTGTTTCACCAGTCGATTTTAGTGTTATAGATGTCATTTTACCCACAGAATTTATAGTAGAACCATTATTTTTGCTAAGGTCAGAGTTCTTCTTAAAACTGAGTGTGATTCAAATCACAAAATGCTGCTTACTGATATTTTTGCTCTTATTCTGCTGAGTGTTTCTCTGGAAATTCCTAAATATTGGGCAAGATGCGTTACCGAAATACGCTTTACCAAATCGGGATTGGTATCCAGCAAATACCTGTAACGCTCTTCGGGGTTGGATTTCATCAGCAAGTTGACATGCTCTTTATAATTAAGCATAAGTATTTCTGCCACTTTTCTGCTAACTCTTTCAATGGCGGGAAACTCAAGCATAAAATGTTCCCAATTCAGAAGGTTAGATTTGATGGTAAGCAAATCGCAATCTTCCAATGCCTGAACACAATGTTCAACCGGCTTACCTGAACAGTCGTGAATAAAATATTCCTCCTGATAAAACTGAATTATTTTTTCGTTGCCATTATCTTCAGTAACAAATTGCCGTAAAACGCCAAAGTTTACATACGCTTCAAAGTCAGGAGTGTCGCCCTCTTGCCACAGGTATTGCCCTCTTTTTAAAGTTACATGCTTTGAATGAGCCAATATTTCCTTGAGTGCAAAAATTTCTTCATCGCCAAGTTGTTCAAAGCGGTTATACGTTTTTATGATGTTGTCTATACTCATTTGTCAAGGTATTTGATTTAGTTGAAGTTTATTTATTGTAACATAGCTGTCTGGTTTGCACGGTCGCTCGTAGGGTTTCCGCTAGCGTTCCCACGCTTGGCGCTGTGAGGGGGGGGAAACTAAATTGTCTGCCAGCACGAATTTACAATAGAAGAAAAAACTATTAATGAACCACATCAGCCCCCATTGCGCCAAACGTGTGTTATCGGTTCGCCAGTTTATTTTATGTCTGTTCGTTGTCAATATTTTTCTTCTTTCTGGTGGCAATTCCACTTATCAAAAAAGTCACAGATAGAATTATCAGAAAAGCTTTGAACCAACCTGAGTCTCCATAAATTTCAGTAAATTCCATTACTAAAAATACGACAAAGAAAAATCCTGCAAGAAAAAAGTAATTGGTTTGTTTATTCATAATTTTAAAATTGTTTGTATGTTGTCATTTGCTTTTAAGTTTAGCGTAAATGTCCAAACTTATAAATTTCACATTTTCTCATTGTCCCTTCGTGTTTGAAGTCAAGTTTTTTCATTGCGTTTTGCAGTTCAAATTGTCTATTTGTACAAGTCCTTCAATTCTATGTGGTCCAAGTTTGTCAAAACCGCAATTGCAAATTATCAGCATTGCTTCTGTCATAATTCCCTTTCCCCAAAACTCTTTCAAAAGCCAAAGTCCGATTTCTGCTGTTTTGTGTCCTTTACTTAAACTGTTTAGTCCACCTACTCCGTAAAAAGTTTTATTGTCTAAAGAGCAAACTGCCCACCACATCACTGTCCCATCTTCTTCTAAGTCTACAAAATATTTCATTTGGGCTTTTGTATCTTCAAGTGTTTTGTAAATTACTCCGTAATATTATATGATTGCCGGGTCTGAAAGTCCTTTGTAAACATTCTCTGAGTCACAATCAATAAATTGTCTTAGTAAGAGCCTTTCTTTACTTATTGTTGGTAAGTCTACCGCTATCATTTCTTTTTTAATTCTTGTTTGTTGTGTCGTCCTTTATGCTGACCGCTAACGGTTTCGGGCTTGGCGAAGGTGGCGAATTTCACCACAAACCTGCCTGCCGGCAGGCAGGTGTTGATGCGGAGAACCAATGTTTGATAAATCACAAAACTGTCTGCGGAGAACGGAACAGCCACTTTTGCCAAGCCGCTGTTACCTGAATGTGGTTTTGTGCATTTCTATTCTTGATAAAAATTAAATGTTTTTCCGTCAAATTTACACAATTTTGTGCTTAAACTTTTAAACCAAATATTTCCTTCTTTGTCTTTTAAAATTCCTGTACAGAAAAAGTTTGATGCATTGTGCAATACTCCAATTTCAGTTGTGTAATTGATAATATTTTTGCCGTCATAAAAAGTAACACCATCATTTTTACCATTATTAAACCAAAGATTTTTGTTATTGTCTTCTACCATTGTAAAGACCCAATCTTTCAGTACAATAGATGAAAAAGACTTGAATGATTTGCCATCGTAAATATACAAGCAAGGTTTGAATCTTGCGTTAAACCAAACATCGCCATTGCTTGATTGCATCAATGGTCGTACCCATTCGATGCTGTCAACATTATAGTGATTTAATGTTTTGCCATCATAGCAAAACAATCCGTCTGAGCCTCTGCCACCAAACCAAATTTTTCCTGATTTATCTTCAATGATTGATTCAGGTCCAAAAATTTGCCCGTCTGAAATTGCATAACCAGTATTGTTTTGCACTCCATCATTCTCGGTGAAATGAGAATAATTAGTGCCATCAAATTTGTAAATACCTTTTTGATTACCAAACCAAAAATTTCCCTTGCTATCTTGTAAAATGCAGTTGATAAAATTTTCAATATGAGAATATACATTGCTACTCGTTTTGGAGTAATTTATTCTTCCTGTTATAGTTGGAATGGTGATAACCGAAAATTTTCCATTCTCATAAGTAGTAATTCCATCAGCAGTAGCTATCCAAATTTTTCCCTTGTTATCTTCTAAAATTGATAGAACACTATTGCTGCTCAACCCATCTTTTTCTGTATAATGTTTGAAAACATTGGTTGACGGACTATAAACTGTTACACCAACTGAGTCATCATACCAGATATCGCCATTTTGATCTTGAATAATTGATTGGCTTGCTATAGGCTGAATTATTGTTATTCTAGCGTCTGGAATTTCCGCTTGGGTAGTTGTTTTCACTTGTCCATTGCAAGAAGTAAAAAAGGATAATAAAATTGTCAAGCTGTAAAGTTTAATTCGTGTCATTTGTATATTGAAATCCATTTTTTTAAAGTAAAATTATTGCAGTCAGTGTCAAGTTATCAGTGTCCCCAGCCATTGCAGGTAACGTTTTGGCGCTTGGCGCAGTGGCGGATTTCGGAGCACTAAACTGTCAAAACACCATCCCCTAAAACTTTGGGGATTGATGCGAGGTAGAATGTTCAATTAACCACGTCACCCGCCATTGAGCGAAACGCCTGTTAATGAGCGTTTTTATTCATTGTCAGTTTCAAAGTTGTTAATTGTTTGTCTATACTCCTTGTCCCAAAGTCTATACGAAAAATAAAAAATTGAGATTATCATTAGTCCATAAATAACATATAATGGTCTGCCAACTAAATCTCTAAAAGAATTGTAAAATGAGATATTATAGAATTGACATAAATTATGAACTGTTGCTAAGAAACTTACAAATATAAGAACTCGAACTAAAACATATCCTGAATGAGCAAGAAGCGTCTTTTTATTTTTTGGTGTCTTATAGAAGATTTCAAGAAATCGTCCCTTTTCATTAAAGTATAATTCTGAAACAAAGTCAGTCAGAGTATTTGAAGAGGACTTGATTTTTGTCGAACGATACTTAAACGTATAATAGTAAAATGCATAAATAATTAGTCCAACAACAATTACGTTGACTATAATTAAACCAGTCCAGCCAACGCCAAAAAATTTGTATAAAGGGTTTTGCTCACCTGTCGGGTTGTCAAAAAACCAAAGGCTCGTTGAATAGAAGTCACAACCTCTTGCAAAGAGAAGAAGGGATGTCAGCAGAAGAAATTTCTGTTTCATGATATTTGTCGTTTGAATGTTTTTGTCGTTTTAAAATGCCCTATAACGTTTTGGGCTTGGCGAAGGCGGCGAATTTTACCACAAACCTGCCTGCCGGCAGGCAGGTGTTGATGCGGAGAACCATACTTTGATTAACCACTACTGTGTCTGCGGAACACTGAGCCGCCACTTTTGCCAAACCCGTGTTAGCGGTTCGTTGTTTTCTAATTTAAGATTCTGTGTAACCATTGTCCAAACTCATAACCATTTCGCCATAGTGCTATTGCTAGTGCAACTACTATAAGTGGAAATAAAATTTTAAAGTAATTGGATTTGAAAAATTCTTCTTTTGTCATAATTCTATTTGTTATTTTGGATTTGCAAATGCTATATATGTTAATTTAATACTTTTTATCATTTTAACTAATGTAGTGTCTTGTTTTATTACTTGATATTTTATTTCTGTAACACTTAATTTTGCAGTTTTGATGGTTGTCTTACAATGACCGCTAACGTTTTGGGCTTGGCGAAGGTGGCGATTTTCACCACACACCTGCCTGCCAGCAGGCAGGTGTTGATGCGGAGTTCGCCAGCTGGCGGATGATTAACCACAAATGTGTCTGTGGAGCACTGAATCGCCACTTTTGCCAAACCCGTGTTAGCGGTTCGTTGCTTATATTTTTTGTCCTTCCGATTTAATTTGTATAAAATCTTCATATCTGGTAAAATACTCTAGTCCTAAAACCAATAGCATCGAGCTTAAATTATATACTTTCTGCATTATGACTGCCAAACCCAAATAACCAAAACCAAATAGGGAAAAGAAACAGTAAAAAGTCAATAAGCAAATAATACAGCAGAATTTAAGTAAATGAAGTTTTGACTTTAGGATAAATACCGTGATAGTAAATAAACCAAGCAATGTTAAAATGATCGATATTGTTCCCAGGTCATGCAAAGGTGTTGCAATTAGGAAAATAAGTAACATATTGGTAGCGCCTATAAATTTTAATATATTAGCCCATTGTCTTGAAGGGATCTTTTTTGACATATTGATAAAAAAAATTCCATAACCAACCGAGTGGAATGCCATTCCTATAAGTGCCCAAATCCGGCCGGGGTTTTCTGAACCATTTAACGCTTTTGGTGCAAACAAATTGCTTAGGAAATTTTTTGACCAGTCAAACCCTATAGAATTTTTGTCAAGCAATGAGCCGCCAGGATAAACTAAGGTTGCTATTATTATAAAAATTACGGAAATGACCAAACATATCAAAACCGAATATTTCTTAACCATTTGTTTAATTGTTTAACTTTCCATTTGTCGACTAAGTGATGTGTTGTTTATAGCAAGTTAGTTTGCAATGACCGCTAACGTTTCGCGTGCAGGTGCTCGTAACCCGTGTTGCGCCTGCGGCAGGGTTATGGCACTTGCACGCTGTTAGTGGCAGTTTTTGTTTTCATTGTTCAACTTTATTTAGTCAGTTAATTTCCTCATTACCCATTCTAATGGTCCTGATTTCTGATATTTTGTCCAAATAACAGCAAAGACAACACATAAAATACCGAAAAACAAGGCATAAGGCAACGTAAAGTCAATTGGGTATTTCCCCATTTTTGACGGGTTAATTTCTTCAATAATTCCCATACCAATTATGACGTGTGCCAAATAAAATGTCAGTGCCAATTGTCCTGTTTTATGAAGTGACTGAACTAGAAAACTTGCTTCATATTTACTGGACAATAGGATACAAGAGGAAATTATCATTAAAGCAAAACTACATCCTGTGAGCATATAAATTGGCAAAGGTGGCATTGGCTCTAAACCTAAAATTTGTGTAAATATTTCTTTCGATTGCTGTTGTCCTTCGGATAAAATTTCAATGCTTGAAAATGAAATAATGTGCATTGTCAAAAACAGAATAAGGCTAAATAAAAAAGCCTTTTTTAAAAATCTTTCATTCATCAAATCTTGCCGTCCAAACCATAGTCCGAGGAATATAAAAGCTAACCAAGGAATTACTGGGTGAAATCCATTAAAAAACAGATTTCTAATAAAACCAATTGGTGTCCAAAAGTCTTTGTATGCTAAGGTTTCAAAATTCCACGCTGTTTCATAATTTAAAAAGGATAGCAAAATTGGAAAAAGTAAAATCAGAAACCCTGTCATTATTAATAGTGTTTTGTTTGAAGTATTTAAAAAAAGTAATAGAATTGACATATAAATTGCATAATAGTGCAAGATATCCGCTGGCCAAATAAGAAAGTATGAAAGTCCTAAAATGAATAAAAAGAAACTTCTCTTTAGAATTTGAATTTTACTTTTTTTTAATTTATCAAAATCACCATTTTTAAGGGTAGAATTTGTCATTAGTGCAATTCCAACACCCGCCAAGGTGACGAATGTCGCAGATGCTTTACCGTCAAAAAAGCCAGCAAAATTCTCCATCCATTTTGTACCCTGTCCACCGAGAACCAATTTAAAATTAACGATTATCATTCCGATTATTGAAATGGCTCTTGCTACATCTATTCCTATTATTCTATTATTCATTGTTGGTCTGTGCTGTTCTGGTAAAATTGCCGCTAACGGTTGGCAGCTACCCGAAGGTGGCCATTTCGTAAACGAAAACTGTCTGCCAGCACTAAACTTGATACGAAGCACAAAGCTTGATTTGACCGCTGTACCGCTACTTTTGGGTAGGTGCTGTTATGCGTTCGTATTTTGTTACCAAGGTCCATCCTTTGTAATATTGATAAATCGTCCGTTTTCTAATCGGTAGGCACCACCATAACCCACAAACCACATCCTTTCTGACTGGTCTTTGTAGATTTGAAAAACTACAGGCCCTTTATTTTCTTCTGATTTTTTAAATTCTGTAATTTCTTTGCCATCATAAGTATATAAATAATGTTGATTTACTACAAACCAAATTTTCCCATCTTTATCTTCGGCAACACTACCTATGCCTTTACCTAGTTCGATATTACTATTTGTGATTTTTTTTGCTACACCATTAGATAAAGTATATAATCCTTCTTTTGATGTGATCCATAAAACTTCTGATTTATCTTCAAATCCTATACTAACAAGATTGGTTTTAATTCCCATATTTTTCGACACATAAGTCAATGTATTGTTTGAGTACGAAAAAAGCCCTGCATTTGAGGCTATCCATAATTTTCCTTTCCTGTCAAGTAGTATTTTGTTTATCATTTTAGCGCTCGATACGCCCACTGT
This region of Candidatus Vicinibacter affinis genomic DNA includes:
- a CDS encoding cupin domain-containing protein, whose amino-acid sequence is MTSITLKSTGETITFVKTGKDTEGAFTEIICTIPAGQEGPPPHIHPLQDEIFEVIEGKLELSTKGKKIVLEEGQSFTVPENTAHTFSNPLDRETKFRATYKPALDIDYMLVQGFDSLNSQSNPNKPGFQMIVDFDFILKQIHGQYKFAGAPGIIFTIFAAIAGLFIKPKVKSLKDHKASF
- a CDS encoding Crp/Fnr family transcriptional regulator, with product MSIDNIIKTYNRFEQLGDEEIFALKEILAHSKHVTLKRGQYLWQEGDTPDFEAYVNFGVLRQFVTEDNGNEKIIQFYQEEYFIHDCSGKPVEHCVQALEDCDLLTIKSNLLNWEHFMLEFPAIERVSRKVAEILMLNYKEHVNLLMKSNPEERYRYLLDTNPDLVKRISVTHLAQYLGISRETLSRIRAKISVSSIL
- a CDS encoding DUF418 domain-containing protein, which gives rise to MNNRIIGIDVARAISIIGMIIVNFKLVLGGQGTKWMENFAGFFDGKASATFVTLAGVGIALMTNSTLKNGDFDKLKKSKIQILKRSFFLFILGLSYFLIWPADILHYYAIYMSILLLFLNTSNKTLLIMTGFLILLFPILLSFLNYETAWNFETLAYKDFWTPIGFIRNLFFNGFHPVIPWLAFIFLGLWFGRQDLMNERFLKKAFLFSLILFLTMHIISFSSIEILSEGQQQSKEIFTQILGLEPMPPLPIYMLTGCSFALMIISSCILLSSKYEASFLVQSLHKTGQLALTFYLAHVIIGMGIIEEINPSKMGKYPIDFTLPYALFFGILCVVFAVIWTKYQKSGPLEWVMRKLTD